In Sporosarcina psychrophila, a genomic segment contains:
- a CDS encoding FecCD family ABC transporter permease yields the protein MTKNQHRAKTKNLMIIGVLGLLIVVAFMISMNTGFIKLTPLEVIRTLFGFGTEKQHLILFEFRLPRIVIAVLVGMGLAVSGCVLQGISRNALADPGILGINAGAGLAVMLFISFFPSTTATPVFLLPVLAFLGAGITAVIIYSLAYKLHEGISPMRLLLTGVAVAAGISSVMIVLTLRLSPENYQFVATWLAGSIWGSNWKFVLSLLPWILVLIPFVFSKARVLNVLNLGDLTAAGLGASIEKERRILLAAAVGLAGASVSVSGGIGFVGLIGPHLARQLVGSRHQFLIPAAALTGGLLVLVADTLGRWILQPSEIPAGIVVAVIGAPYFLYLLSRLKD from the coding sequence ATGACAAAGAACCAACATCGGGCAAAGACTAAAAATCTGATGATTATCGGTGTTCTTGGATTGCTCATTGTCGTTGCTTTCATGATTAGCATGAATACCGGTTTTATTAAATTGACACCGCTTGAAGTGATCCGAACGTTGTTTGGGTTTGGAACGGAGAAGCAACACCTCATTCTATTTGAATTTCGATTACCTCGTATAGTTATTGCAGTATTGGTAGGGATGGGACTAGCAGTTTCGGGCTGTGTGCTACAAGGGATATCCCGTAATGCTTTGGCGGATCCGGGCATATTGGGGATTAACGCAGGTGCTGGGCTAGCTGTCATGCTATTTATATCATTTTTCCCATCAACTACAGCTACACCTGTCTTTTTACTTCCTGTTTTAGCGTTTTTAGGAGCAGGAATAACAGCGGTGATCATTTATTCGTTAGCTTATAAACTACATGAGGGAATTTCACCTATGCGGCTACTGCTCACGGGTGTGGCAGTAGCGGCCGGTATTAGTTCGGTCATGATTGTTTTAACACTGCGCTTAAGTCCAGAGAATTATCAATTTGTTGCTACTTGGTTAGCGGGCAGTATTTGGGGGTCAAATTGGAAATTTGTGCTGTCCTTGTTGCCCTGGATCCTCGTTTTAATACCATTTGTATTTTCGAAAGCACGTGTATTAAACGTACTAAATTTAGGAGATTTAACAGCAGCTGGCTTAGGTGCCTCGATTGAAAAAGAGCGGCGTATATTACTTGCTGCAGCTGTTGGATTAGCGGGAGCTAGCGTGTCAGTTAGTGGTGGTATCGGATTTGTAGGGCTGATTGGTCCTCATTTGGCACGTCAATTAGTCGGATCTAGACATCAATTTTTAATACCAGCTGCAGCTTTGACCGGGGGGTTGTTAGTCCTTGTTGCGGATACACTTGGTCGTTGGATACTACAGCCATCAGAGATACCAGCAGGAATTGTCGTCGCTGTTATTGGGGCACCGTACTTCCTTTACCTATTGTCACGCTTGAAAGATTGA
- a CDS encoding ribonuclease YeeF family protein, with protein MEDSLKGQGGDAIRAFYAECHLPFLQFFMTFKSNYVNVLTQMDSVLDALEPNANGFIRQTFLEGEVEEGLTVISRLTSSLTDEANDIMNQVADIVALPHLNDSDVQEGVRDARRKRDITIADLYEFDANQTRALMTIENDLSIMETWLADIESLFKGGLTDVHFESKQWAAITLNSD; from the coding sequence ATGGAAGATTCATTGAAAGGACAAGGGGGTGATGCAATCCGTGCATTTTATGCGGAGTGCCACCTGCCGTTCTTACAGTTTTTCATGACGTTCAAAAGCAATTACGTAAATGTCCTCACCCAAATGGATTCCGTACTCGATGCACTGGAACCGAATGCGAACGGGTTCATCCGTCAAACGTTCCTTGAAGGAGAAGTTGAAGAAGGACTTACGGTGATTTCTAGACTGACAAGCAGTCTCACTGACGAAGCCAACGACATTATGAATCAGGTCGCCGATATCGTTGCCCTTCCACATCTGAATGATAGTGATGTGCAGGAAGGGGTTCGGGATGCACGGAGGAAACGGGATATTACGATTGCCGATTTGTATGAATTTGATGCGAACCAGACGAGGGCTTTAATGACGATAGAGAATGACCTTTCCATCATGGAGACATGGCTTGCCGATATCGAAAGTCTCTTCAAGGGCGGGCTCACCGACGTCCATTTTGAGTCTAAACAGTGGGCGGCAATTACACTGAACAGTGATTAG
- a CDS encoding helix-turn-helix domain-containing protein has translation MAIIINIDVMLAKRKMSVTELSERVGITMANLSILKNGKAKAVRLSTLEAICKALDCQPGDVLEYKSDEDTMLN, from the coding sequence ATGGCAATTATAATCAATATTGATGTGATGCTGGCTAAAAGGAAAATGAGCGTTACGGAACTTTCGGAGAGGGTTGGAATTACGATGGCTAATCTTTCTATATTGAAAAATGGAAAGGCAAAGGCGGTTCGACTATCGACTTTAGAGGCGATTTGTAAGGCTTTAGACTGTCAGCCTGGAGATGTTTTAGAATACAAAAGTGATGAAGACACGATGCTTAATTGA
- a CDS encoding ABC transporter substrate-binding protein has translation MFKNKSQLIFSLLLVILTIMIAACGSSSSQTSDTKKGTEEAKNDKSESEQPETRIVKTIHGDIEIPANAKRIVVDSYLPTLLILGEKPVGATKTDLENVHIQDLITGIESTGESAVETILGLNPDLIISADSEKSTFEKFSKMAPTVIIPYETYSDAYEEVRAIGEMLGKSKEAEEWLTSFDEKIQQQRDKVKEVMGEGETVSIFGAFGKDSYIYGDGIYRGGQAIYKHLQLTPQERIKTELIDAGETFKQVSFEVLTDYAGDYIFFDQSHGGTLDKEDLVWESVDAVKKNNVFYLDGKRFWPYDPIAVLAQAEEVADMLVAKKQNEK, from the coding sequence ATGTTTAAGAATAAATCTCAACTTATCTTTAGTCTATTACTCGTTATACTTACTATAATGATTGCTGCTTGTGGAAGTTCGAGCAGTCAAACATCAGATACTAAGAAAGGTACGGAAGAAGCAAAGAATGATAAGTCTGAAAGTGAACAACCAGAAACAAGAATTGTTAAAACAATTCACGGCGATATTGAAATACCGGCAAACGCAAAAAGGATTGTTGTAGATAGCTATTTACCTACACTACTTATTCTTGGAGAAAAACCAGTTGGTGCAACAAAAACAGATCTTGAGAACGTACATATACAGGATTTGATAACTGGTATTGAGAGTACCGGCGAGAGTGCTGTGGAAACAATATTGGGTTTAAATCCAGATTTGATTATTAGTGCGGATTCTGAAAAAAGCACATTTGAGAAGTTTTCCAAAATGGCACCTACTGTGATTATTCCCTACGAAACATATAGCGATGCTTACGAGGAAGTAAGAGCAATTGGGGAGATGCTAGGCAAAAGCAAAGAAGCAGAAGAATGGCTGACTTCTTTTGATGAGAAAATTCAACAACAAAGAGATAAAGTCAAGGAGGTAATGGGAGAGGGAGAAACAGTTTCTATCTTCGGCGCATTCGGTAAAGACTCGTACATCTATGGTGATGGCATTTATCGAGGCGGACAAGCAATCTACAAGCATCTTCAGTTAACTCCGCAGGAGCGTATTAAAACAGAGTTAATAGATGCTGGGGAGACATTCAAACAAGTTTCCTTTGAAGTACTGACTGATTATGCTGGTGATTATATCTTTTTCGATCAATCACATGGTGGTACGTTAGATAAAGAGGATCTTGTTTGGGAATCTGTAGATGCAGTCAAAAAGAATAATGTTTTCTATCTTGATGGAAAACGGTTTTGGCCATATGATCCGATTGCTGTGTTAGCACAAGCGGAAGAAGTAGCGGATATGCTTGTCGCTAAGAAACAGAACGAAAAATAA
- a CDS encoding DMT family transporter, giving the protein MHPKTLIAAISFSIIIGLSFLFVKWTLSTASPLETLAHRFTIAWVGASLILLFQKRRIRIQKQHLSLFLMIALLYPVLFFGFQVYGLSYISSSQAGIFQAIVPIFTLILASLLLKESSTSKQKLGIAFSVVGVVYLMINMNGEQGLTNFWGSLLIIFSSLSIAFYHVLVRKLTKHYTPFQLTYIITLFGFVFFNAFSLGSRILNGSVESYFESFASREFILSILYLSLLSSLLTSFLSNYVLAKIPAVQMSIFSNLATLITVLAGVVFLQEAFLLHHFIGAFLILLGIYFVNFSRKSKQIKEGNVCLSKDSEI; this is encoded by the coding sequence ATGCATCCCAAGACATTGATAGCAGCTATTTCATTTTCAATTATTATAGGTTTATCTTTCTTGTTTGTTAAGTGGACATTAAGCACAGCGTCCCCACTTGAAACTTTAGCCCACCGCTTCACGATTGCCTGGGTCGGTGCAAGCCTTATTTTGCTTTTTCAAAAAAGACGGATACGGATTCAGAAGCAGCATCTTTCCTTGTTTCTCATGATTGCCTTGTTGTATCCAGTATTGTTTTTCGGATTTCAAGTATATGGGCTCAGCTATATATCTTCTTCCCAGGCTGGAATTTTTCAAGCGATTGTACCCATATTCACATTGATACTTGCTAGCCTATTATTGAAGGAATCTTCGACAAGTAAACAAAAATTGGGCATTGCTTTTTCTGTCGTAGGCGTCGTATATCTGATGATTAATATGAATGGAGAACAAGGACTCACTAATTTTTGGGGAAGTCTCCTAATTATTTTTTCGTCTCTTTCCATCGCCTTTTACCATGTGCTTGTCCGCAAGTTAACAAAGCACTACACACCTTTTCAGCTTACCTATATCATCACATTGTTTGGATTTGTTTTCTTTAATGCATTTTCCCTTGGAAGCCGGATATTGAATGGTTCTGTAGAAAGTTATTTTGAATCGTTTGCTTCCCGAGAGTTTATACTCAGTATTCTATATTTAAGCCTGCTTTCATCTTTGTTGACGTCATTTCTCTCAAACTATGTGTTAGCTAAAATTCCAGCAGTGCAAATGAGCATTTTTAGTAATTTGGCCACACTCATCACAGTTTTAGCAGGGGTGGTCTTTCTTCAAGAGGCGTTCCTCCTCCACCATTTTATTGGAGCATTTCTGATTTTACTTGGCATTTACTTTGTTAACTTTTCAAGAAAATCCAAACAGATCAAAGAGGGTAATGTATGCCTATCAAAAGACTCAGAGATTTAG
- a CDS encoding PLP-dependent aminotransferase family protein, which produces MRKYMLVYQMLKEQIETEQLQAGQKISSIRSLSERLGVNKTTIIAALQMLEQQHLVYAVPKSGYYVMDHLKMVEPKMNYAYDFATATPTWHAFPFQDFQHCINKAIDTYQEELFNYGTPQGMPALLNEGRKLLEDYQVFSKPSQLFITSGIQQALFILSMMPFPNGGSTILVEEPTYHLYLQQLQTYNLSVKGIKRNTEGIDLEELERIFQQGDIKFFYTMPRFHNPLGCSYDTATIKAIVKLAKTYNVYLVEDDYLADFEYRQRRDPLYAFDAEEMVIYLKSFSKIMFPGLRLGLVVLPSQLVPVFQKFKNTTDIDSSMVSQAALALYLKSGMFAHYQEKVSKAYIGRAKVLQEALENHLPEIEKAAELVMHTSLKVPPNINLGSLIEDCRKNNVFIEAVNGNYLEGSYVDRILKLNVSNLHVDWIDGGIQLIAEQLRSSNHYFQ; this is translated from the coding sequence ATGAGAAAGTACATGCTTGTTTACCAAATGCTAAAAGAACAAATTGAAACGGAACAGTTGCAGGCAGGTCAGAAAATATCTTCTATTCGGTCCCTCAGCGAACGTTTGGGTGTAAATAAAACAACGATTATTGCTGCACTACAAATGTTAGAACAGCAACACCTGGTATACGCTGTTCCGAAAAGTGGATATTACGTGATGGATCATCTAAAAATGGTAGAACCAAAAATGAATTATGCCTATGATTTTGCGACAGCTACTCCAACGTGGCATGCTTTCCCATTTCAAGATTTCCAACACTGCATTAATAAAGCGATTGATACATATCAGGAAGAATTATTTAACTATGGGACACCTCAGGGAATGCCAGCCTTACTGAACGAAGGCAGAAAGCTTTTAGAGGATTACCAGGTATTCAGCAAACCGTCCCAGTTATTCATAACTTCTGGTATTCAGCAAGCACTATTCATATTAAGTATGATGCCCTTTCCTAACGGAGGATCAACAATTCTGGTTGAAGAGCCAACCTATCACCTCTATCTTCAGCAACTTCAAACCTACAATTTGTCAGTAAAGGGAATCAAACGCAATACAGAAGGAATAGACTTAGAAGAACTGGAACGGATATTTCAGCAAGGGGATATTAAATTCTTCTATACCATGCCAAGATTTCACAATCCTTTGGGGTGTTCCTATGATACTGCGACGATAAAGGCGATTGTCAAACTCGCAAAAACATACAACGTCTATCTGGTGGAGGATGATTACTTGGCTGACTTTGAATACCGTCAGCGCAGAGATCCGCTTTATGCTTTTGATGCTGAAGAAATGGTCATTTACTTAAAAAGCTTCTCCAAAATCATGTTTCCTGGCTTGCGTCTTGGCCTCGTTGTCTTACCCTCTCAATTGGTCCCTGTATTTCAGAAGTTCAAGAATACAACTGACATTGACAGCTCTATGGTCTCACAGGCAGCGCTAGCTCTTTACCTTAAAAGCGGCATGTTTGCTCATTACCAAGAGAAGGTGAGCAAGGCTTATATCGGGCGCGCTAAAGTCTTACAAGAGGCACTAGAAAATCACTTACCCGAAATAGAAAAAGCCGCTGAACTAGTGATGCACACTAGTCTAAAAGTTCCTCCGAATATCAATTTGGGTTCTTTAATTGAGGATTGCCGCAAAAATAATGTTTTTATCGAAGCTGTGAACGGGAATTACTTAGAAGGAAGTTATGTCGACAGAATTTTAAAACTGAATGTTTCCAATCTACATGTTGACTGGATTGACGGAGGCATACAACTCATTGCTGAACAATTAAGAAGTTCAAACCATTACTTCCAATGA
- a CDS encoding ABC transporter ATP-binding protein: MSAITVDQVAIGYSSTLIIDELSVSIPEKKITTIIGPNGCGKSTLLKAISRVLKTKSGAVYLDGRAIHQLETKEVAKKMAILPQSANAPGGLTVFELVSYGRFPHQSGFGSLKKEDYEYIYWAIEVTGLNEFKDRPVEALSGGQRQRVWIAMALAQDTEILILDEPTTYLDLAHQLDILLLLQRLNEEEGRTIVMVLHDLNHASRFSDYLIAMKDGTLVKEGTPEEVMTCANLQLVFNIDARITTCPFSENPICLSYQLCQKER, from the coding sequence ATGTCAGCTATTACAGTAGATCAAGTTGCGATTGGTTATTCAAGCACACTAATAATTGATGAATTAAGTGTGTCTATTCCTGAAAAAAAGATAACTACGATCATTGGTCCGAATGGCTGTGGGAAATCTACTTTATTGAAAGCGATTTCGCGCGTATTGAAAACGAAAAGCGGTGCGGTCTATCTTGATGGACGTGCAATCCATCAGTTAGAAACGAAAGAAGTAGCCAAGAAGATGGCGATTTTGCCACAGTCAGCTAACGCTCCAGGGGGACTTACTGTATTTGAATTGGTTTCCTATGGCCGTTTCCCGCACCAAAGTGGCTTTGGTTCATTAAAGAAGGAAGATTATGAGTATATTTACTGGGCAATTGAAGTAACCGGATTAAATGAGTTTAAGGATCGCCCTGTTGAAGCATTATCAGGTGGACAAAGGCAACGCGTGTGGATTGCGATGGCGCTTGCGCAGGACACTGAAATTCTAATTCTCGACGAACCGACTACATATTTAGATTTAGCGCATCAACTCGATATCTTACTTCTCCTACAGCGACTTAATGAGGAGGAAGGCCGGACAATTGTCATGGTTCTTCACGATTTGAATCATGCATCCCGTTTTTCTGATTATTTGATTGCCATGAAAGATGGCACATTAGTAAAAGAGGGGACACCAGAAGAAGTGATGACTTGTGCTAATTTACAGCTTGTATTTAACATAGACGCCAGGATTACAACTTGTCCATTTAGTGAAAATCCAATTTGTCTATCGTATCAATTGTGTCAGAAGGAACGGTAA
- a CDS encoding FecCD family ABC transporter permease, with the protein MSASAEVSAEIEKLTEIKKHSHPIVAVVVLFGGMFALLVAIGLSISFGAADIKLATVWTAVFHFDPDLTQHQIIREIRMPRVLGAAMVGSCFAVAGALMQGMTRNPLADSGLLGLNAGAAFMLALCFAFLPGLPYMYLIMYSFLGAGLGVGIVYGVGSMSRGGLTPMRLVLAGAAVSALLGALSEGVALYFRIGQDLAFWYAGGVSGTKWVHLQIMTPWIIVAMIGALILSRSITLLSLGEEVAIGLGQRTKTIKLVGMIIVLILAGAAVSVVGAVGFVGLIVPHLTRFLVGHDYRWIIPCSIVLGGLLVVLADLGARMINPPYETPIGALIALIGVPFFLYLARKGGKEL; encoded by the coding sequence ATGTCTGCTTCAGCAGAGGTTTCTGCCGAGATAGAAAAGCTAACAGAAATTAAGAAACACTCACATCCAATTGTGGCTGTTGTTGTTTTATTCGGAGGCATGTTTGCATTACTTGTTGCAATTGGTCTATCCATTTCATTTGGAGCTGCAGACATTAAGTTAGCAACTGTTTGGACGGCTGTGTTTCATTTTGATCCTGATCTAACACAGCATCAAATTATTCGAGAAATACGCATGCCGCGCGTTCTTGGTGCTGCAATGGTTGGATCATGTTTTGCTGTAGCTGGTGCACTTATGCAGGGGATGACTCGGAATCCACTAGCGGATTCCGGTCTTTTGGGCTTAAATGCAGGTGCTGCATTTATGCTGGCACTCTGTTTTGCTTTTTTGCCCGGCCTACCATATATGTACTTAATCATGTATTCCTTTTTAGGTGCTGGTTTAGGTGTTGGAATCGTGTATGGAGTCGGCTCGATGTCACGAGGCGGTTTGACTCCAATGCGACTTGTCCTTGCTGGGGCTGCAGTAAGCGCATTGTTAGGAGCACTTAGCGAAGGAGTTGCCCTTTATTTTCGTATTGGGCAAGATTTAGCCTTTTGGTATGCTGGCGGTGTATCGGGAACGAAATGGGTTCATCTCCAAATCATGACCCCATGGATTATCGTTGCAATGATTGGTGCACTGATTCTTTCACGTTCAATCACACTCTTAAGCCTTGGAGAAGAAGTAGCAATTGGACTAGGACAACGAACAAAGACGATTAAACTAGTTGGGATGATTATTGTGCTAATCCTAGCTGGAGCTGCTGTTTCTGTAGTAGGGGCAGTTGGTTTTGTTGGATTAATCGTTCCTCATCTTACTCGTTTTCTAGTTGGTCATGATTATCGTTGGATTATTCCTTGTTCAATTGTGCTGGGTGGTCTTTTAGTAGTTTTGGCTGATCTCGGAGCACGAATGATTAATCCTCCATATGAAACACCAATTGGCGCATTGATTGCGTTAATCGGGGTTCCGTTCTTCCTGTATCTTGCACGAAAAGGAGGAAAAGAACTATGA
- a CDS encoding iron-hydroxamate ABC transporter substrate-binding protein: MLTNKKRTVIMSSFLALSLTLVGCGDTSENGAKTKDTKTEQAAEELSTERILTDAMGHEVTIPAKPERIIASYLEDNLVALDITPLAQWTVNDGASIQNYLQDYLKDVPTIPYDLPFEVVTSFSPDLLVMSSAEAVEGGKYEQYSKIAPTYVLEVENNSDWREKLLKVGEIFEKTDEAKQVLEEYEKKATDSKKIIQDSIGSESAAAVWLVNNTFFIVSENVSSGAVLYGDLGLSTPNVVKEISSTATGNWSEISLERLAELDADHIFLINSDKGNGAEMLLDPVWKNIPAVKNGHIYEYAAETSWLYSGPIANTQIIDGVVESLTK; encoded by the coding sequence ATGTTAACTAATAAAAAAAGAACTGTAATCATGTCTAGTTTTCTAGCACTATCACTAACTTTAGTTGGGTGTGGCGACACTAGTGAAAATGGTGCCAAAACCAAAGATACCAAAACAGAACAGGCAGCTGAAGAGCTTTCAACGGAACGAATACTAACAGATGCAATGGGGCATGAAGTGACAATACCTGCAAAACCTGAGCGTATTATTGCTTCTTATTTAGAAGATAATTTAGTAGCACTCGATATTACGCCTCTTGCACAGTGGACAGTAAATGACGGCGCATCGATTCAAAATTATTTACAAGACTATTTAAAAGACGTACCGACAATTCCATATGACCTTCCATTTGAAGTCGTGACAAGCTTTTCTCCGGATTTACTCGTTATGAGCTCTGCGGAAGCAGTGGAGGGGGGGAAATACGAGCAGTATTCAAAAATTGCGCCTACATATGTGCTTGAAGTAGAGAATAACAGTGATTGGCGCGAAAAATTATTAAAAGTAGGTGAGATTTTCGAGAAAACGGATGAAGCAAAACAGGTATTAGAAGAATATGAGAAAAAAGCAACGGACTCAAAGAAGATTATACAGGATTCGATTGGCTCTGAATCAGCTGCAGCTGTTTGGCTCGTTAATAATACATTCTTTATAGTTAGCGAAAATGTATCCAGTGGAGCTGTCTTATACGGTGATCTTGGTCTTTCAACTCCAAATGTAGTCAAAGAAATTTCAAGCACCGCTACAGGAAATTGGTCGGAGATTTCCTTAGAACGATTAGCTGAACTAGATGCAGATCATATCTTCTTGATTAATAGTGATAAAGGAAATGGCGCAGAAATGTTACTGGATCCAGTATGGAAAAATATACCGGCCGTGAAAAATGGACATATTTATGAATATGCCGCTGAGACTAGCTGGTTATATTCAGGACCGATTGCTAATACTCAAATTATTGATGGTGTTGTAGAATCACTTACCAAGTAA
- a CDS encoding SMI1/KNR4 family protein codes for MKIEKNSYIHAPSNERIKKLENYSNVIYPESFLEFIKHYNGGIPITNKFLVNGKENVLERFLCISENPKESDLGEYDIAVVLSQIDDRLTDNPELIGDELIPIATAFGGDFICLDFRENMIPTVSLWLHEESDTFYPAIIYVSANFESFLEMLKE; via the coding sequence ATGAAAATAGAAAAAAACTCGTATATACATGCACCTAGCAATGAGCGAATAAAAAAATTAGAGAATTACAGTAATGTAATATATCCAGAGTCATTCTTAGAGTTTATTAAACACTATAATGGTGGGATTCCTATAACTAATAAATTTCTTGTCAATGGCAAAGAAAATGTATTAGAACGCTTTTTATGTATTTCTGAAAACCCTAAGGAATCAGATTTAGGCGAGTATGATATTGCTGTTGTCTTAAGTCAAATTGACGATAGATTGACAGATAATCCAGAGTTGATTGGAGATGAATTAATCCCTATAGCCACCGCATTTGGTGGGGACTTCATTTGTTTAGATTTCCGGGAAAATATGATTCCAACAGTATCTCTTTGGTTACACGAGGAATCCGATACTTTTTATCCGGCCATAATATATGTAAGTGCTAATTTCGAGAGTTTTCTTGAGATGTTGAAAGAATAA
- a CDS encoding DUF2975 domain-containing protein, translating to MKQGSTLFLKIAVFLIGIPVLALCIFGLPWLTNNPVDPDYAHILYPILIGMYVSVIPFFFALYQAFKLLSYIDKNQSFSELSVKSLKKIKFCAMSISGLYVVIIPFVYLIADLDDAPGLIIIGMVPIFASMVIAVFAAVLQRLLQEAIDIKSENDLIV from the coding sequence TTGAAACAAGGTTCAACACTCTTTTTAAAGATAGCTGTATTTCTTATTGGAATCCCAGTTCTTGCTTTGTGCATATTCGGGTTACCTTGGTTAACTAATAATCCAGTAGATCCAGACTATGCCCACATACTATATCCCATTTTAATAGGCATGTATGTATCAGTTATCCCGTTTTTCTTTGCATTGTATCAGGCATTTAAACTTTTAAGCTATATTGACAAGAACCAATCTTTCTCTGAACTGTCTGTCAAATCTCTGAAAAAAATCAAGTTTTGTGCAATGTCAATCAGTGGTTTGTATGTTGTAATTATCCCATTTGTTTATCTTATAGCGGATCTAGACGATGCTCCAGGTCTCATAATAATAGGAATGGTTCCTATCTTTGCTTCAATGGTAATCGCAGTATTCGCTGCTGTTCTTCAAAGACTTTTACAAGAAGCGATTGATATAAAATCGGAAAATGACTTAATAGTCTGA
- a CDS encoding ABC transporter ATP-binding protein, translated as MLKRFFSYYKPYKKLFILDFSCAVIAALLELAFPLAVHRVVDDLLPSSNWTWILWGCVSLLGIYIISAALHYVVTYWGHKLGINIESDMRKDLFTHVQKLSFRFFDNNKTGHLVSRMTNDLMDIGEIAHHGPEDFFIALMTLTGAFAIMFTINPELAVLTFIIVPLIISLSLYFSKKMSVAFSRFFTDIADFNARVENNVSGMRVVQAFSNEDHEIAQFNKNNVRFRDSKLIAYRVMAWNSSISYILMKIVTLFVLLCGTWFVINKNMTYGEFLAFILLSNVFLGPIQQINGVIEMYPKGIAGFKRFTEMLDTEPDVADAPDAMDVGHLEGNIKFQDVSFGYEGKDNVLEHINLTIRAGETVALVGPSGAGKTTICSLLPRFYDIKEGSLLIDGIETRKMTLASLRAQIGIVQQDVFLFDGSIRENIAYGDLDASEEEIWEAAKRAQLEDIILSQSEGMDTMIGERGVKLSGGQKQRLSIARMFLKNPSILILDEATSALDTETEVAIQQALTELSKGRTTLVIAHRLATIKNADRIIVVTEEGITEQGSHQELLDLKGAYNRLHEAQFGV; from the coding sequence TTGCTAAAACGTTTTTTCTCTTATTATAAACCATATAAAAAACTTTTCATTTTGGACTTTTCCTGTGCAGTCATTGCCGCATTACTAGAGTTAGCCTTTCCACTAGCGGTCCATCGTGTAGTGGATGATTTATTACCAAGCTCAAACTGGACCTGGATTCTATGGGGGTGTGTCTCGTTACTTGGAATTTATATTATCAGTGCAGCTCTCCATTATGTTGTCACTTACTGGGGCCATAAGCTGGGCATTAATATAGAATCGGATATGCGAAAAGATCTCTTTACGCATGTACAGAAGTTATCGTTCAGATTTTTTGATAATAATAAAACAGGTCATTTAGTTTCTAGAATGACAAACGATTTAATGGATATTGGTGAAATCGCGCATCATGGACCGGAGGATTTCTTCATAGCACTTATGACACTCACTGGTGCATTTGCAATTATGTTCACGATAAACCCAGAATTAGCTGTACTCACTTTTATTATTGTTCCACTTATTATTAGTCTTTCTTTGTACTTCAGTAAGAAAATGTCTGTAGCATTTAGCCGCTTCTTTACGGATATTGCAGATTTTAATGCACGTGTAGAAAATAATGTGAGTGGAATGCGCGTTGTTCAAGCATTTTCCAATGAAGATCATGAAATTGCTCAATTCAATAAAAACAACGTTCGTTTTCGTGATTCAAAGTTAATCGCTTATCGTGTTATGGCTTGGAATTCATCGATTAGCTATATTCTCATGAAAATTGTCACATTGTTTGTTCTACTATGCGGAACATGGTTTGTTATCAATAAAAACATGACGTACGGAGAGTTCCTTGCCTTTATCCTACTGTCGAATGTGTTTTTAGGACCGATTCAGCAAATCAATGGTGTTATTGAAATGTATCCCAAAGGAATTGCTGGATTCAAGCGATTTACTGAAATGCTAGATACAGAGCCAGATGTAGCAGATGCTCCGGATGCAATGGATGTCGGACATTTGGAAGGAAATATAAAGTTCCAGGACGTATCGTTTGGGTATGAAGGTAAAGATAATGTGTTGGAGCATATTAATTTAACGATTCGTGCTGGAGAAACAGTAGCCCTTGTTGGACCATCAGGTGCTGGAAAAACGACGATTTGTAGTCTATTACCTCGTTTTTACGATATAAAGGAAGGTTCTTTACTGATTGATGGAATTGAAACTAGAAAAATGACCCTTGCCTCTCTCCGTGCCCAAATTGGAATTGTTCAACAAGATGTATTTCTATTTGACGGATCGATTCGAGAGAATATCGCATATGGCGATCTAGATGCTTCAGAAGAAGAGATATGGGAAGCGGCGAAAAGAGCTCAGTTGGAAGATATTATTCTTTCTCAATCAGAAGGAATGGATACGATGATAGGAGAGCGTGGTGTTAAACTTTCGGGTGGACAAAAACAGCGTCTATCTATAGCTCGAATGTTCCTGAAAAATCCATCTATCCTCATTTTGGATGAAGCTACATCAGCACTTGATACTGAAACTGAGGTCGCAATTCAACAGGCCTTAACTGAATTATCTAAAGGGCGTACAACACTTGTGATTGCACATCGATTAGCAACGATTAAAAATGCAGATCGGATAATTGTTGTGACAGAGGAAGGTATTACAGAACAAGGCAGTCATCAAGAGTTACTCGATCTAAAAGGGGCTTATAATAGACTACACGAAGCACAATTTGGTGTGTAA